One Plasmodium vivax chromosome 13, whole genome shotgun sequence genomic region harbors:
- a CDS encoding NAD(P)H-dependent glutamate synthase, putative (encoded by transcript PVX_084770A), whose protein sequence is MREERSDEADAGSMHELNGDAPELTAQYGRKTKKVKRTKKRKANPAYPAEHGLYDSRNEKDACGVGVVADINGKSSRSVIQKAMQILLRLSHRGGVQSNNGDGAGILVGIPHDYFQMLSDTCQLPFLLPEKGDYAVAQIFLPHNEERRLFLYHEIEKEVYNNGLVVLGWRSPIPVRSDVISAVVKKSEPFIAQMFVCKRSVFKNYDDFNIYPFSDIDFTDDSHLNLSTLPDDIELLAFFIRKKLVRHNDMYFCSFSSRTIVYKGLLTPSQIYLYFEDLLSEQFTTYLAMVHVRFSTNTSPTWYAAHPFRRICHNGEINTISVNSILFQERMQLAKAPNSFKSVSIKDLRPINEENYVIYDNDDEIIEKRDTFEDIMLTKNRLKKKSRRRLLLRLKRDFTYNSSAIHYKIKREYMNSDINSNSEFLSNVNEVSGSSSDDSEDLSDKDESAAGPSRRVREKNVSSHICRSEKSFGHVVKTQLKHGESRKTKGAISYPSDSSLFDNAIDFLTMAGREIEHAIMMLMPRAYQKDPNITPLEKAFYEYHTCMMEPWDGPALIIFTDGNKVGASLDRNGLRPARYSITNYGLFVLSSETGVVDLAYDKITHKGCVYPGKVVLIDFKEKKFLRHEEVLSKFLKEKPYKKWLDHYSIHLDHIIKPASNLENIRMNAYKYGAILNKECSYGGKEVEEADDLDDPYDESLIKKLKAFGYTYDAFNMIISPMVKHAADGLGAMGNDTAFPFLSYLRRNLLYYFQQTFAQVTNPAIDPIREENIMSLMSTLGKEGDILHSTYTNCQRIFINGPILNDALYNMLLQLPDFPHIVIDMTVDLSKLEALMSGESADEIKFDVVKSVSSPKRSFHAEVSSGYTFKLDDYKAKHNKEDSNKMKIKNNIVSKYLIKFIDSVNTKVENAVRRGSQLIVLSHSNINEKRVPIFSILIVGALHKYLLSKNLRTKCSLIVKAGDCFEIHHLAVLLSFGADCIYPFILYESLRFIKYGDNEARLSNQQMISNYRHAANYGILKIMSKNGISTLPSYKGCGLMQPLGISDEILKKCFINVCDSIIGGVTFEFVEKEILKMFYNAYPKRILTLNIKDATEELDDYGEYHFRSIGNTQIHMNHPETISLLQKATRTGNTATYKKYSELQNELINHCEIRGQLEINYKKCPSYNKKKKKNEPINIQLVESVNKILLRFCTGAMSFGSLSEEAHITVATAMNNMGLKSNTGEGGEAEDRIRREPSEGNGSGGPSGPSEPNTNSAVKQIASARFGVTAYSLVNAQELQIKVAQGSKPGEGGELPGYKVSAKIASVRRSTPGVGLISPPPHHDMYSIEDVGQLVYDLKNINKEAKISVKLVSKLGIGVITSGVVKGNCEQILISGMSGGTGASKWTSIKHAGLPWEIGLAEAHQTLCKSKLRKRVILQIDGQLKTGRDVILGALLGAESFSFSTQPLIALGCIMMRKCHLNICPVGICTQDPELRKKFAGKPEHIINFFFMLAEEVREYLASMGFRKFSQIIGRSDLLKKKDHLKYDEKRKLLDFSKLLFPGWKYYAEEEMKDDVKKRYNKNANEKKRQVGGSSLYSGSKYKAGGSLTPGVNNALDKMRRKQVLINENYNTVQKYDVVKRADEGGEEHTDGVNHAGETCSSVGEYDEEAEDEKEDGEDEEEEDDEEEEEVEEEDDEEEEVEEEDEEDDEGEVTEEANPNAPEQLDDANQLNGSLHPRGAQAGQGKREKAKRRPTPLCEEDDINQEYSKGESSKRNVALSERGAHNATVCTAKMMRKRMNGKKTHSKKEPKPMAIFCCETQNHKLSDIIDRELIRRSKIALLNCTPVNIKMPIKNTDRAVGAMLSYHIIQKYGEPGLPMDTIKVKFRGTGGLSFGVFLTSGVNFELEGDANDFVGKGLSGGIISVHFPKTSLFINDCQKNMIAGNSVLYGATKGRAFFAGRAGERFAVRNSGAIAVVEGVGCHGCEYMTKGIVVVLGEIGCNFAAGMSGGIAYVLDINKKNVNHQMVDLKVCKTMDEKMTLEKLLHEHYERTNSYTAKVLLQNFDENLHRFTKIIPRDIKRVLTEACIEFVKTGNEEAAAILDDWASLLKNVDQPENMYKKAMQFFTTISDDISGLPKTLALRNVDGLIIYDILQDNHSRKLLTVRNYPPELNSTQGSEQLQGQVKKKKIFDFEGFIHNLEICRKNNRKWRRFAEIPFKCNAFVDFKNIFPKRLDEKSKEMIKKYILNEKYLLDLHLKSLNSNSFIDSLIDRDEGDDYMNMSQKQISPNVYSLKSFLYANEKGEGSAKDNQHAVRSSEGGGIRGASTASARSVTGASVSSVDPSEGKPTQTTISLGATVTTAPLDGPIPGLASGPITDPIADPIADPITTACTTATSSPSKDTRPPVSKLSITNTQGSYEGEAAESVIPSMSQAKPFLAVNPNKVTGFKEYERLSHPLKDISSRVLDYSEIIVPINAKSKLHNQLLKTQASRCVDCGTPTCHYPNSSGGGCPLGNRIFDWNNLIYENEWKKALERLLDTNNFPEITGRVCPAPCEDACVLSINEKPVSIKFIELSIIECGFLKKWIQPIIPHTRTGKKVAIVGSGPAGLTAAQQLNKAGHEVTIFERDEYFGGLLMNGIPNVRLDKKIVERRLNIMRKEGIIMKNNVNVGTDVTLSELAKNFDAVLLSTGYKVPRKLDIPGSNLNNIYFAMDFLTTCQKSLMKSDLTDDNYIDVSERHVIILGGGKTAVDCISLAIRMGAASVLQFTRQDIPPMTSTEYSWPGVKNIFKVDYAHDEAIIIQGRDPREFCVRSLEFIPSSKDPKRVSGIRAIKVKLKKVPKGGEVDKRALMRTPSAKSAAVTVATSSTTAGVVSMASGSGGLPKKHQKHQTKLGKAKGQKSASTCATGQASGVATSSTSPTATCTSTSSGTSSAATSSHASSPGSTNDIIQNYQMTKEHKEYADIPFTERTYKADVVILALGFSKTDDSIWENDSIKIELDNYNCIKTKIKTYQTNYKKIFACGDCRVGPNTVVQAIADGRDVAAKIDEFLMNAESILPSCNTYYYYPPNYKSVPFGSAHWG, encoded by the coding sequence ATGAGGGAGGAAAGGAGCGACGAGGCGGATGCGGGAAGCATGCATGAGCTAAATGGCGACGCGCCGGAGTTGACTGCGCAGTATGGGCGTAAGacgaagaaggtgaagagaacgaagaagaggaaggccAATCCTGCCTATCCTGCCGAGCACGGCCTGTACGACAGCAGAAACGAAAAGGACGCGTGCGGAGTGGGGGTCGTGGCGGACATCAATGGGAAGAGCTCAAGGAGTGTTATCCAAAAGGCAATGCAAATCCTGCTCCGACTGAGTCATAGAGGAGGAGTTCAATCGAACAACGGAGATGGAGCGGGAATTCTGGTTGGCATACCACATGACTACTTCCAAATGTTAAGTGACACATGTCAGTTGCCATTTCTGCTGCCTGAAAAAGGAGACTACGCAGTTGCGCAGATATTCTTGCCGCATAATGAAGAAAGgaggttatttttataccatGAAATTGAGAAGGAAGTGTATAACAATGGGTTGGTAGTGCTGGGCTGGAGATCGCCAATCCCAGTTCGCAGTGATGTAATTAGTGCTGTTGTGAAAAAGAGTGAGCCGTTCATAGCTCAAATGTTTGTATGTAAAAGGTcggtatttaaaaattacgacgattttaatatttaccCCTTTTCGGATATAGACTTCACAGATGATAGCCACTTGAATTTGAGCACCTTGCCGGATGATATAGAACTGCTAgccttttttataagaaaaaaattggtcaGGCATAACGACATGTATTTTTGCAGTTTCTCCTCAAGGACGATTGTCTACAAGGGGTTGCTAACCCCTTCGCAGATTTATCTCTACTTTGAGGATTTACTAAGCGAACAGTTTACCACATACCTGGCAATGGTCCACGTGCGCTTCTCGACGAACACGTCCCCCACGTGGTATGCCGCGCACCCATTCAGAAGAATCTGCCACAATGGGGAAATCAACACCATTAGTGTAAATTCGATTTTATTCCAAGAGAGGatgcagctagccaaagcTCCCAATTCGTTCAAGTCAGTGTCCATCAAAGATTTGAGGCCCATAAATGAAGAGAACTACGTTATATACGATAACGATGATGAGATTATTGAAAAGAGGGACACCTTTGAAGATATCATGTTGACCAAAAATAGactgaagaaaaaatccAGGAGGAGATTACTCCTCCGGTTGAAGAGGGACTTCACATACAACAGCTCAGCCATccattacaaaataaaaagggagtaTATGAATTCTGACATTAACAGCAACTCTGAGTTTCTTAGCAATGTGAATGAAGTTTCTGGTAGCTCGTCCGACGATTCAGAGGATCTCTCAGATAAGGATGAGAGTGCTGCTGGTCCTTCTAGACGAGTTAGGGAGAAGAACGTCTCTTCGCACATCTGCAGGAGTGAGAAAAGCTTCGGGCACGTGGTGAAGACGCAACTGAAACATGGAGAGTCTCGGAAAACCAAAGGCGCTATTAGCTACCCGTCTGACTCCTCCCTCTTCGATAACGCCATCGACTTTTTGACCATGGCGGGAAGAGAAATAGAGCACGCAATTATGATGCTAATGCCAAGGGCATATCAAAAGGACCCAAATATAACTCCACTGGAAAAGGCCTTTTACGAATACCACACGTGTATGATGGAGCCGTGGGATGGGCCTGCATTGATCATCTTCACTGATGGGAATAAAGTAGGCGCTTCGTTAGACAGAAATGGGTTAAGGCCCGCCAGGTACAGCATCACCAACTATGGGCTATTCGTTCTGTCTAGCGAAACGGGTGTCGTCGATTTGgcatatgataaaattaccCACAAGGGGTGTGTATACCCTGGGAAGGTCGTCCTAATCGATTTTAAGGAAAAGAAATTCCTGAGGCATGAAGAGGTGCTCAGCAAATTTCTGAAGGAGAAGCCGTACAAGAAATGGCTAGACCATTACTCTATTCACTTGGACCATATTATCAAGCCGGCGTCCAACCTGGAGAACATACGAATGAATGCGTATAAGTATGGAGCCATACTCAATAAGGAATGCTCCTATGGGGGCaaagaagtggaggaagcggaCGATTTGGATGACCCCTACGATGAGtcattaattaaaaagttaaaagcCTTTGGGTATACGTATGACGCGTTCAATATGATCATCTCCCCCATGGTGAAGCATGCCGCCGATGGACTTGGCGCAATGGGAAATGACACcgcctttccctttttaagtTATTTACGGAGAAACCTGCTGTACTACTTTCAGCAGACGTTTGCACAGGTGACCAACCCGGCCATCGACCCAATAAGGGAAGAAAACATCATGTCGCTTATGAGTACCTTGGGGAAGGAAGGGGATATCCTCCATTCCACCTACACGAACTGTCAGcgcatatttattaatggCCCCATTCTGAACGACGCCCTTTACAACATGCTGCTCCAGTTGCCTGACTTCCCTCACATAGTGATCGACATGACGGTCGATTTGAGCAAACTGGAAGCGCTCATGTCAGGCGAATCGGCGGACGAAATCAAATTTGATGTGGTCAAAAGTGTATCCTCTCCAAAGAGGAGTTTCCACGCGGAGGTTAGCAGCGGCTACACATTCAAGCTGGATGACTACAAAGCGAAGCATAACAAGGAAGattcaaataaaatgaaaataaaaaataacatcgtTTCCAagtatttaattaaattcatCGATAGTGTAAATACCAAAGTTGAGAATGCTGTCAGGCGGGGGAGCCAACTGATTGTCCTCTCACACAGCAACATAAACGAAAAGAGAGTCCCCATCTTCTCCATCCTAATTGTTGGCGCGTTACATAAGTACCTGttaagtaaaaatttaaGGACAAAGTGCTCCCTCATAGTTAAGGCAGGGGACTGCTTCGAAATCCACCACTTAGCAGTGCTGCTCTCATTCGGGGCCGATTGTATATACCCCTTCATCCTATACGAAAGCTTGCGCTTTATAAAGTATGGAGATAATGAAGCGAGGCTGAGCAACCAGCAAATGATTAGCAACTACAGACATGCAGCAAACTATGGGATACTAAAAATCATGTCGAAGAATGGAATTTCCACTCTCCCTAGTTACAAAGGATGTGGGTTGATGCAACCGTTGGGGATATCCGAcgagattttaaaaaaatgctttatcAATGTGTGCGACTCGATTATCGGGGGAGTGACGTTCGAATTTGTGGAGAAGGAAATTCTGAAGATGTTTTACAACGCCTACCCCAAGAGGATTTTAACCCTCAACATTAAGGACGCAACGGAGGAGCTCGATGACTACGGGGAATACCACTTCAGGAGCATAGGAAACACCCAAATACACATGAACCATCCTGAGACGATCAGCTTGCTGCAGAAGGCAACGCGCACGGGGAACACAGCTACGTATAAGAAGTACTCAGAGCTGCAAAATGAACTTATTAACCACTGTGAGATTAGGGGTCAGCtggaaataaattataaaaagtgcCCCTCGTAcaataagaagaagaaaaaaaatgaacccaTAAACATCCAGCTAGTCGAATCcgttaacaaaattttactCAGATTTTGCACCGGCGCTATGTCTTTTGGGTCGCTCTCTGAGGAGGCGCACATCACGGTCGCCACAGCGATGAATAACATGGGGCTGAAGTCGAACACGGGCGAGGGAGGGGAGGCGGAAGATCGCATTAGGAGGGAGCCCTCCGAAGGGAATGGGTCAGGCGGGCCGAGTGGGCCAAGCGAACCCAACACCAACTCGGCGGTTAAACAAATCGCGTCCGCCAGATTCGGCGTCACCGCGTACAGCCTGGTGAACGCCCAGGAGCTGCAGATAAAAGTGGCCCAGGGATCGAAGCccggggaggggggagaactGCCAGGATACAAAGTCAGCGCGAAAATTGCCTCCGTGCGTAGAAGCACCCCAGGTGTTGGCTTAATTTCTCCACCGCCACACCATGACATGTACTCCATTGAGGATGTGGGCCAGCTAGTCTATGACCTAAAGAATATAAACAAGGAAGCCAAAATTTCTGTAAAACTAGTTTCGAAGCTGGGAATAGGTGTGATAACCTCCGGAGTGGTGAAAGGAAATTGCGAACAAATTTTGATTAGTGGCATGTCCGGTGGGACGGGGGCATCCAAGTGGACTTCCATCAAACATGCGGGTCTCCCATGGGAAATCGGATTAGCAGAGGCGCACCAAACGTTGTGCAAGTCAAAATTGAGAAAAAGAGTTATCCTACAAATTGATGGGCAATTAAAAACAGGGAGAGACGTCATCTTAGGTGCACTACTCGGTGCAGAATCTTTTAGTTTCTCGACCCAACCGCTAATTGCCTTGGGGTGCATTATGATGAGGAAGTGCCACCTGAATATTTGCCCCGTTGGAATATGTACGCAAGACCCAgagttgagaaaaaaattcgcagGCAAACCAGAACACATAATAAACTTCTTCTTTATGCTAGCGGAAGAGGTCAGGGAGTACCTGGCCAGCATGGGGTTTAGGAAGTTTTCCCAAATTATTGGAAGGTCCGATTTGCTGAAAAAGAAGGACCACTTGAAATATGACGAGAAGAGGAAGCTGCTGGACTTCTCCAAGCTGCTGTTCCCTGGGTGGAAATACTACGCAGAAGAGGAAATGAAGGATGATGTGAAGAAAAGGTACAACAAAAATGCCAACGAGAAGAAGAGGCAAGTCGGTGGAAGCTCTCTCTACTCTGGTTCTAAGTACAAAGCAGGGGGGTCGCTCACCCCGGGAGTGAACAACGCGCTGGACAAAATGAGAAGGAAACAGGTGctcataaatgaaaattacaaCACTGTGCAAAAGTACGATGTGGTTAAGAGGGCGGACGAGGGAGGAGAGGAGCACACGGACGGGGTGAACCACGCGGGGGAGACGTGCTCCTCGGTGGGGGAGTACGACGAGGAGGCGGAGGATGAGAAGGAGGACGGGGAGgacgaggaagaagaggacgacgaggaggaggaagaagtagaagaggaggacgacgaggaagaagaagtagaagaggaggatgaagaggatgacGAGGGCGAAGTCACCGAAGAAGCGAACCCGAATGCCCCCGAACAGCTCGATGACGCAAACCAACTGAACGGCTCCCTCCACCCGCGCGGTGCGCAGGCCGGCCaaggcaaaagggagaaggcCAAGAGGAGACCAACCCCGCTGTGCGAAGAAGATGACATAAACCAGGAGTATTCCAAAGGTGAGAGCAGCAAACGTAACGTTGCGCTAAGCGAACGGGGTGCCCACAACGCCACGGTGTGCACCGCCAAGATGATGAGAAAGCGAATGAACGGGAAGAAAACGCACTCGAAGAAGGAACCAAAACCGATGGCCATATTCTGCTGCGAAACGCAGAACCATAAGCTGTCGGACATCATTGATAGGGAACTCATAAGAAGGTCGAAGATAGCACTGCTGAATTGCACCCCTGTGAATATAAAGATGCCCATAAAGAATACGGACCGAGCAGTGGGAGCCATGTTAAGTTACCACATCATTCAGAAATATGGGGAACCAGGATTACCCATGGATACTATCAAAGTGAAGTTCAGAGGAACAGGAGGATTATCCTTTGGAGTATTCCTAACAAGCGGTGTGAACTTTGAGTTGGAAGGAGATGCAAATGACTTTGTGGGGAAGGGTCTCTCAGGTGGAATCATATCTGTGCATTTCCCCAAAACGTCTTTATTCATAAATGACTGTCAAAAAAACATGATTGCAGGGAACTCCGTTCTGTATGGTGCAACAAAGGGGAGAGCCTTTTTCGCGGGAAGAGCTGGGGAAAGATTTGCCGTTCGTAATTCTGGGGCCATAGCAGTCGTGGAAGGAGTGGGGTGTCACGGGTGTGAGTACATGACGAAAGGGATAGTCGTTGTGCTCGGCGAAATTGGTTGTAACTTCGCTGCAGGGATGAGTGGAGGAATAGCATACGTCCTagatattaataaaaaaaacgtgaatCACCAAATGGTAGATTTGAAGGTGTGCAAAACGATGGACGAAAAAATGACGTTAGAAAAGTTACTGCATGAGCATTACGAAAGGACCAATTCGTATACAGCCAAAGTGTTGCtgcaaaattttgatgaGAATCTCCACCGGTTTACCAAAATCATCCCAAGAGATATCAAACGAGTGCTAACCGAAGCGTGCATCGAATTTGTGAAAACAGGAAATGAAGAAGCCGCAGCAATTTTGGACGACTGGGCTTCTCTCCTTAAGAATGTTGACCAGCCAGAAAACATGTATAAAAAGGCCATGCAGTTTTTCACCACCATTTCGGATGACATTTCTGGATTGCCAAAGACGCTAGCTTTGAGGAATGTAGATGGGCTAATcatatatgatattttacAAGACAATCATAGTAGGAAATTATTAACGGTGAGGAATTACCCCCCTGAATTGAATTCCACCCAAGGCAGTGAACAACTGCAAGGgcaggtgaagaagaagaaaatttttgaCTTTGAAGGATTCATTCACAATTTAGAaatttgcagaaaaaataatcgaaAGTGGAGGAGGTTTGCAGAAATTCCCTTCAAGTGTAACGCCTTTgtagattttaaaaatattttcccaaaAAGGTTGGATGAAAAGTCTAAGGAAATGATAAAGAAGTATATCCTGAATGAGAAGTACCTGCTCGATCTTCACCTCAAATCTTTAAATTCGAATTCCTTTATTGACAGTTTGATTGATAGGGACGAGGGGGATGACTACATGAACATGAGTCAGAAGCAGATCAGCCCCAATGTGTATTCTTTGAAAAGTTTCCTTTACGCAAATGAGAAAGGAGAGGGGAGCGCCAAGGATAACCAGCATGCCGTTAGATCTTCTGAGGGCGGGGGGATAAGAGGCGCTTCTACCGCTTCGGCGCGCAGCGTGACTGGGGCCTCCGTCTCGTCCGTGGACCCCTCCGAGGGGAAGCCCACCCAGACGACCATTTCTTTAGGGGCCACGGTGACCACCGCCCCACTCGATGGGCCAATCCCCGGGCTTGCCTCTGGCCCGATCACCGACCCTATCGCCGACCCTATCGCCGACCCTATCACCACCGCGTGCACCACGGCCACCTCCTCCCCGTCGAAGGACACGCGCCCCCCCGTGAGCAAGCTGAGCATCACGAACACGCAGGGCAGCTACGAGGGGGAAGCCGCAGAGTCGGTCATCCCGAGCATGAGCCAGGCCAAGCCCTTCCTCGCGGTAAACCCGAATAAAGTAACCGGCTTTAAGGAGTACGAGCGGTTATCCCACCCGCTAAAGGATATCAGCAGTAGGGTGTTGGACTATTCGGAGATCATCGTGCCGATCAATGCGAAAAGCAAACTGCATAACCAGCTGCTAAAGACACAGGCCTCTAGATGTGTGGACTGCGGAACCCCAACCTGTCATTACCCTAACTCCAGCGGAGGAGGGTGTCCCCTAGGCAATAGAATTTTCGATTGGAACAATTTAATATACGAAAATGAGTGGAAAAAGGCGCTGGAAAGATTGCTAGATACGAATAATTTCCCAGAAATTACTGGGCGGGTTTGTCCGGCCCCTTGCGAAGATGCTTGCGTGTTAAGCATTAATGAAAAACCAGTGTCGATCAAATTCATCGAGCTGTCAATCATCGAATGtggatttttaaaaaaatggattcaGCCAATCATCCCGCATACCAGGACGGGGAAAAAGGTCGCCATCGTGGGTTCAGGCCCAGCAGGGTTGACAGCAGCTCAGCAGTTGAATAAGGCAGGACATGAAGTGACCATCTTCGAGAGGGATGAATATTTTGGGGGCCTACTAATGAATGGAATACCAAATGTACGTTTGGACAAAAAAATCGTAGAGAGGAGGTTAAACATAATGAGGAAGGAAGGAATCATTATGAAGAACAACGTGAACGTAGGGACGGATGTAACCCTATccgagctagccaaaaattTCGACGCAGTTTTGCTCTCCACAGGGTATAAAGTCCCGAGAAAATTAGACATCCCAGGATCGAATTtaaacaatatttattttgccatGGATTTTCTAACCACCTGCCAGAAGTCGCTCATGAAATCGGACCTCACAGATGATAACTATATAGACGTATCTGAAAGGCACGTAATTATTTTGGGTGGAGGGAAAACTGCTGTGGATTGTATAAGTTTGGCCATTCGAATGGGAGCAGCTAGCGTTTTGCAATTCACCAGGCAAGACATTCCACCCATGACGAGCACAGAATATTCGTGGCCAGGAgtgaaaaacatttttaaggtCGATTACGCACATGATGAAGCGATCATTATCCAAGGGAGGGACCCACGGGAGTTCTGTGTTAGGAGCTTAGAGTTCATTCCCTCCAGTAAGGACCCCAAGAGGGTGTCTGGCATTCGGGCCATTAAGGTCAAATTGAAGAAAGTCCCCAAGGGCGGGGAGGTGGATAAGCGCGCACTGATGCGGACGCCCTCCGCGAAATCCGCGGCCGTCACCGTTGCCACGTCGAGCACCACCGCCGGAGTGGTCAGCATGGCCAGCGGCAGTGGGGGGCTGCCCAAGAAGCATCAGAAGCACCAGACGAA